Proteins from one uncultured Anaeromusa sp. genomic window:
- a CDS encoding FAD-binding and (Fe-S)-binding domain-containing protein, which translates to MNLPEQYQQFHAEIRSTIPESRIFTDPVRTLAYGTDASFYRLIPKIVVKVRTVQEVTAVIHAAHLHKVPLTFRAAGTSLSGQAVTDSVLVMLTGAWGRYEVLEDGDKIVLEPGIIGAEANLYLKPYARKIGPDPASINAAMIGGIAANNASGMCCGTSDNSYKTVASMKIIFPDGTLLDTGDEASKIAFRQSHKELLAEIELLRDEIAAQPELVERIRHKFKIKNTTGYSLNAFVDYQDVFDILNHLFIGSEGTLGFIAEITYRTVVEQEHKASAMIFFPDIGTACQGVMRLYRPLVSATEMVDRIGLRSVEDEPGMPAYLKEFGEEVTAILVEVRANDHEELHRCIDGVKERLEGIPTVMPIEFTTVKAEYERYWDIRKNVFPAVGNVRPAGTTVLIEDVAFPLEHLAEATLDLRRAMDKHGYHEGIIYGHALDGNLHFVFSQDFSNETEIKRYADLMDDVAELVVHRYNGSLKAEHGTGRNMAPYVEMEWGRQAYQFMRRIKKLFDPEGLINPDVIITDKANLHLENIKPAVVAHPLIDKCIECGYCESNCPSRNLTVTPRQRIVLQREIARLQQSGQNPQRLAELLKGYEYFGDKTCATDGLCQLPCPVKINTGDHTKHWRAQHMSQDARRIAEFVAGHFAGITSTARIALGLANFAHSLLGTNAMNSLSKMAHTISGGASPQWTPWMPKGAVLAKPKLKPKKAQHQVVYFPSCLGRSMGPAKEDRDARSLTEAMISVLEKAGYAVIYPSDMDELCCGMPFESKGLPEIGDRMAAKLEKKLLKASNDGAIPVLCDTSPCVYRMRRVFKSELKLYEPAEFIHDFLLDKLEFTQLPETVAAHVTCSSIKMGLQDKFLAVVQKCAAKVVRPPKIKCCGFAGDAGFETPELNASALEGLKEALPPETTSGYSNSRTCEIGLSSASGLSYQSVAYLVDRATKAKGNA; encoded by the coding sequence ATGAATTTACCGGAACAGTATCAACAGTTTCATGCTGAGATCCGCAGCACCATCCCGGAGAGTCGTATTTTTACGGATCCGGTGCGGACCCTGGCTTATGGCACAGATGCCAGCTTTTATCGCTTGATTCCTAAAATTGTCGTAAAAGTGAGGACGGTGCAGGAAGTCACGGCTGTCATTCATGCAGCTCATTTGCACAAAGTGCCTCTTACCTTTCGGGCGGCAGGCACCAGTCTGTCCGGGCAGGCGGTGACCGATTCAGTTCTGGTTATGCTTACCGGCGCCTGGGGGCGTTATGAAGTACTGGAGGACGGGGATAAAATCGTGCTGGAACCGGGGATCATTGGCGCGGAGGCCAATTTGTACCTCAAACCGTATGCGCGTAAAATCGGCCCGGACCCGGCCTCGATTAATGCGGCCATGATCGGCGGCATTGCCGCCAACAACGCCAGCGGCATGTGCTGCGGCACCAGTGACAACAGCTATAAAACCGTAGCCTCCATGAAAATTATTTTTCCGGACGGCACGCTTCTCGATACCGGCGATGAGGCTTCTAAAATCGCTTTTCGTCAAAGCCACAAGGAACTACTGGCGGAAATCGAGCTGTTGCGGGATGAGATCGCCGCGCAGCCGGAGCTGGTGGAGCGCATCCGGCATAAGTTCAAAATCAAGAACACTACCGGGTACAGCCTCAATGCGTTTGTAGACTATCAGGACGTTTTCGACATTTTGAATCACCTCTTTATCGGTTCTGAAGGCACCTTAGGCTTTATTGCGGAAATCACTTACCGTACGGTGGTGGAGCAGGAGCACAAAGCTTCGGCGATGATTTTCTTTCCCGATATCGGCACCGCTTGTCAAGGCGTTATGCGTCTTTATCGGCCATTGGTCTCGGCAACGGAGATGGTGGATCGTATCGGCCTGCGCTCGGTGGAAGACGAACCAGGCATGCCGGCATACCTCAAGGAATTTGGGGAAGAGGTAACCGCTATTTTGGTGGAAGTGCGGGCTAACGATCATGAAGAGCTGCACCGCTGTATTGACGGCGTTAAAGAACGTTTAGAGGGCATTCCGACGGTGATGCCTATTGAGTTTACCACGGTGAAAGCGGAGTATGAGCGCTACTGGGACATTCGTAAAAATGTGTTCCCCGCTGTGGGCAATGTGCGACCAGCCGGCACGACGGTGTTGATTGAAGACGTCGCCTTCCCTCTGGAACATTTGGCGGAAGCGACGCTTGATTTGCGCCGCGCCATGGATAAGCATGGTTATCACGAGGGCATCATTTACGGCCATGCGCTGGACGGCAATCTGCACTTTGTATTTTCCCAAGACTTTTCCAATGAAACAGAAATCAAGCGCTATGCGGACTTGATGGACGATGTGGCGGAGTTGGTAGTGCATCGCTACAATGGCTCCTTAAAAGCCGAGCATGGCACGGGCCGGAATATGGCGCCTTATGTGGAAATGGAATGGGGCCGTCAGGCATACCAATTTATGCGGCGCATTAAAAAGCTCTTTGATCCCGAAGGGCTGATCAATCCAGATGTAATCATCACCGATAAAGCCAATTTGCATTTGGAAAACATTAAACCTGCCGTAGTGGCGCATCCTCTCATTGATAAGTGCATTGAGTGCGGCTATTGCGAAAGTAATTGTCCGTCCCGCAATCTTACGGTTACGCCGCGTCAGCGTATTGTGCTGCAGCGGGAAATCGCGCGGTTGCAGCAAAGCGGCCAGAATCCGCAGCGCTTGGCGGAACTGCTCAAGGGCTATGAGTATTTTGGCGATAAGACCTGTGCTACGGATGGTTTGTGTCAGCTTCCTTGTCCGGTGAAGATCAATACCGGCGATCATACCAAGCATTGGCGGGCGCAGCATATGAGCCAGGACGCCCGGCGCATCGCCGAGTTTGTGGCAGGGCATTTTGCCGGGATTACCTCGACCGCTCGCATTGCATTGGGGCTGGCTAATTTTGCACATTCCCTTTTAGGAACCAATGCTATGAACAGCCTTTCCAAAATGGCGCATACCATCTCCGGCGGCGCATCGCCGCAATGGACGCCTTGGATGCCCAAAGGCGCGGTTCTAGCTAAGCCGAAGCTGAAGCCGAAAAAGGCGCAGCATCAGGTTGTCTACTTCCCCAGCTGTCTGGGGCGCAGCATGGGACCGGCCAAAGAAGATCGAGACGCTCGTTCTTTGACCGAGGCCATGATATCGGTGCTGGAAAAAGCGGGCTATGCAGTGATCTATCCGTCCGATATGGATGAGCTTTGCTGCGGCATGCCTTTTGAAAGCAAAGGCTTGCCCGAGATCGGCGACCGCATGGCGGCCAAGCTGGAGAAGAAACTGCTCAAAGCCAGTAATGATGGGGCTATTCCTGTCTTGTGCGACACAAGCCCCTGCGTCTATCGCATGCGTCGGGTGTTTAAGAGCGAGTTGAAGCTCTATGAACCGGCGGAATTTATCCACGACTTCCTGCTGGACAAGCTGGAATTTACGCAGCTGCCGGAAACTGTAGCCGCTCATGTCACCTGCAGCTCGATCAAAATGGGACTGCAAGATAAGTTTCTCGCTGTGGTGCAGAAATGCGCGGCTAAAGTGGTACGGCCGCCTAAAATCAAATGCTGCGGTTTTGCAGGAGACGCTGGGTTTGAAACGCCGGAGTTGAATGCGTCGGCGTTGGAAGGACTCAAAGAAGCGCTGCCGCCGGAAACTACCTCCGGCTACTCCAACAGCCGTACCTGTGAAATCGGCCTTTCCAGCGCCAGCGGCTTAAGCTATCAATCGGTGGCGTACCTGGTGGATCGGGCGACCAAAGCCAAGGGGAACGCGTAA
- a CDS encoding amino acid permease — translation MQQERTMVRGLKSRHLQMIALGGIIGSGYFLGTGYVLSKAGPAAIFSYLLGGLIVLAVMFCLGELAVARPVASSFVTYAKEYISPSWACGVGWCYWLTWVTYVPSEMIAGGIIMNNFFPDISTMWWAVLFGLLITFINLSYVKTFGELEFWLALIKVAALVLFVVLGCLILLGLVGSEGFLGSSVLLSSGGVAPNGYWAVFLTMVIILVNFQGSEIIGLAAGESQDPAKSIPMAIKNIVWRILSLYIIPLGLLVTIYPWDKASLEESVFAAALSAYDLEWAGALFSFVVLTAAISCSNSGLYGCSRALYALAREGMAPAWLGRLSDKGVPQNATVMSVMACWIGVVAYSLDASETIYTYLLALSGFSGAVAWISICWSQLNFRNRLQAAGEEHSLRFKVPLFPYVTYFGIWVQVGCLLVMALVDELRNALFIGVPFLILPILWYKARRHWCRTPVLEGND, via the coding sequence ATGCAGCAGGAACGTACTATGGTCCGCGGCTTGAAAAGCCGTCATTTGCAAATGATCGCCCTTGGAGGCATTATTGGCAGCGGTTATTTTTTGGGAACAGGATATGTCCTGAGTAAGGCGGGGCCGGCTGCCATTTTCTCCTACTTGCTGGGCGGTTTAATTGTGTTGGCGGTGATGTTCTGCCTGGGCGAGCTGGCCGTAGCCAGACCGGTAGCCAGTTCCTTTGTCACCTATGCCAAGGAATATATTTCTCCGTCCTGGGCTTGCGGCGTAGGCTGGTGTTATTGGCTGACTTGGGTAACCTATGTGCCTTCGGAAATGATTGCCGGCGGCATTATTATGAATAATTTTTTCCCGGATATCAGCACGATGTGGTGGGCGGTGCTTTTCGGGCTTTTGATTACCTTTATCAATTTGTCTTATGTCAAAACCTTTGGGGAACTGGAGTTTTGGCTGGCTTTGATCAAGGTGGCGGCCTTGGTGTTGTTTGTGGTCTTGGGCTGCCTGATTTTGCTTGGCCTGGTGGGCAGTGAAGGCTTTTTGGGCTCGTCGGTGCTTCTCTCCAGCGGCGGCGTAGCGCCGAATGGCTATTGGGCGGTCTTTTTGACGATGGTCATTATTTTGGTGAATTTCCAGGGTTCTGAGATTATTGGCTTGGCTGCCGGCGAAAGCCAGGATCCGGCGAAAAGCATTCCGATGGCGATTAAAAATATTGTTTGGCGCATCTTGTCTTTATATATTATTCCCTTAGGACTTTTAGTTACCATTTATCCTTGGGATAAGGCCAGCCTGGAAGAAAGCGTTTTTGCCGCCGCGCTGTCGGCGTACGATTTGGAATGGGCGGGAGCGTTGTTCTCCTTTGTGGTGCTGACCGCGGCCATTTCCTGCTCTAATTCCGGCTTGTACGGCTGCAGCCGCGCTTTGTACGCTTTGGCGCGCGAAGGGATGGCTCCTGCTTGGTTGGGACGCCTGAGTGACAAAGGCGTGCCTCAAAATGCAACGGTGATGTCGGTTATGGCCTGCTGGATTGGAGTGGTGGCGTACTCGCTGGATGCCAGTGAGACCATCTATACGTATTTGCTGGCTTTATCTGGGTTTTCCGGCGCTGTGGCGTGGATTTCCATCTGCTGGAGTCAGTTGAACTTTCGTAATCGCCTGCAGGCGGCTGGGGAAGAGCATAGCTTGCGTTTTAAAGTGCCCCTGTTTCCGTATGTTACGTACTTCGGTATTTGGGTGCAGGTGGGCTGCTTGCTGGTGATGGCGTTGGTAGACGAATTGCGTAACGCCTTATTCATCGGCGTTCCCTTTTTGATTTTGCCCATTCTTTGGTATAAGGCTCGCCGCCATTGGTGCCGTACGCCGGTGCTCGAAGGCAACGACTAA
- a CDS encoding histidinol-phosphatase: protein MRIDYHMHFEYGSYDLEWVKGFFEHAAKRGIDEIGISEHSHTFVEFQPLYEQDLILDDSEIGRFQKEWLKKGKFRYRLEEYLTFMDKLKALGYPVKTGIEVCNFNDQAQVAKVLGSYQFDYVIGSVHFLEGWGYDFSALLKVWDTKNLEDLYRQYVEAIKNLAASGLYDVLGHPFNIRLFKHLPTFDALPYVKQAVAALKAADMAADINTGTLYRYPIEEISPYPDFLKEARTQGLPVILSSDAHQPEDCGRYIAEAAAYAQSVGYDQIAVFAKRQRTLQPLS, encoded by the coding sequence ATGCGTATTGACTATCACATGCATTTTGAATATGGCAGCTATGATTTAGAATGGGTAAAAGGCTTTTTCGAGCATGCCGCCAAGAGGGGCATTGACGAGATTGGTATTTCCGAACATAGTCATACTTTTGTAGAGTTTCAGCCGCTCTACGAACAAGACTTGATTTTGGACGATTCGGAGATTGGCCGCTTTCAAAAGGAATGGCTGAAGAAGGGCAAATTCCGCTATCGCCTCGAAGAGTACTTGACCTTTATGGATAAACTCAAAGCGCTGGGGTATCCGGTGAAAACCGGTATAGAGGTCTGTAATTTTAACGATCAGGCCCAAGTGGCCAAGGTGCTGGGCTCATATCAGTTTGATTATGTCATTGGGTCTGTGCATTTTCTCGAAGGCTGGGGTTACGACTTTTCGGCATTGCTGAAGGTGTGGGACACGAAGAATCTGGAGGATTTGTATCGGCAGTATGTAGAGGCGATTAAGAATCTAGCGGCTTCCGGCCTATATGATGTGCTGGGTCATCCCTTCAACATTCGCTTGTTCAAGCATTTGCCGACTTTCGATGCGTTGCCGTATGTGAAGCAGGCTGTGGCGGCGCTGAAGGCGGCGGATATGGCGGCGGATATTAATACCGGTACGTTGTATCGGTATCCTATTGAAGAAATATCGCCGTACCCGGATTTCCTGAAAGAAGCGCGGACGCAGGGGCTGCCGGTCATTTTGTCGTCTGATGCACACCAGCCCGAAGACTGCGGCCGTTATATCGCAGAAGCCGCCGCCTATGCCCAATCGGTTGGCTATGACCAAATTGCCGTCTTTGCCAAGCGGCAGCGGACCTTACAGCCTTTAAGTTAA
- a CDS encoding DEAD/DEAH box helicase: MVRICVDQGLKVSGIRQFPTLMEAVLQDLTLANPEYQAARRHGYSVWGKPKDIQLYKWRGQTLTLPRGYARTLRYHLGRQQVEASWDNRTCLKDPVAFQSGICLRPYQEGAVTALLQGRQGGVVAPCGSGKTIIMLEAMARIGQPALWVTHTKELLNQTRQRAMECLGLTDEQIGEIAEGKVALGSHLTLALVQTLAKADLQPLEKAFGAVFVDEAHHLAAGSFYRTVGRFAALYRLWASATPQREDGLTPMIVAAGGPVLHVIGRCQTGTLSPQLVVVETEFELADDFMEEDRLQYAKALSYLTANNERNRLIVDTLRREAPGHFSLVLSERKEHLRQLALWLQEALPDLTVEVLTADLKKSQRQEIMERAQARQVDILLATQLAREGLDLTHLDRLFLATPKRAAAAVEQEVGRIMRPSAGKKDAIVFDFWDSRSRLFRSQFWKRRQVYRNIGVR, translated from the coding sequence ATGGTGCGGATTTGCGTGGACCAGGGACTGAAAGTATCAGGTATACGGCAGTTCCCGACGTTAATGGAAGCGGTGCTGCAGGATTTGACCTTGGCCAACCCTGAGTACCAGGCGGCGCGAAGGCATGGCTATTCCGTCTGGGGCAAGCCGAAGGATATTCAACTTTATAAATGGCGCGGCCAGACCTTGACGCTGCCCCGGGGCTATGCGCGGACGCTGCGCTACCATTTGGGCAGGCAGCAGGTCGAAGCCAGCTGGGATAATCGTACTTGTTTGAAAGACCCGGTGGCGTTCCAATCCGGCATTTGCCTGCGGCCGTATCAAGAAGGCGCCGTGACGGCCCTCTTGCAGGGACGCCAGGGGGGCGTAGTGGCTCCTTGCGGCTCCGGCAAGACGATTATTATGCTGGAGGCTATGGCGCGTATCGGCCAACCGGCCTTGTGGGTGACCCATACGAAGGAGCTGTTGAACCAAACGCGGCAGCGAGCGATGGAGTGTTTGGGGCTGACGGATGAACAAATCGGCGAAATTGCCGAGGGCAAGGTTGCCTTAGGGTCTCATCTGACCTTAGCGTTGGTGCAGACCTTGGCGAAAGCGGATTTGCAGCCGCTGGAAAAAGCCTTTGGGGCGGTCTTCGTTGACGAGGCGCATCATTTGGCGGCTGGCAGCTTCTATCGTACGGTGGGGCGCTTTGCGGCCTTGTATCGTCTGTGGGCCAGCGCAACGCCGCAGCGAGAGGACGGATTAACCCCCATGATTGTGGCGGCAGGGGGGCCTGTGCTGCATGTAATTGGCCGTTGCCAAACCGGCACGCTTTCGCCGCAATTGGTGGTAGTGGAAACCGAGTTTGAGCTGGCTGACGATTTTATGGAGGAGGACCGCCTGCAGTACGCCAAAGCGCTTTCGTATCTGACTGCCAATAATGAACGAAATCGTTTGATTGTCGATACCCTGCGCCGTGAAGCGCCGGGGCATTTCAGTCTGGTTCTTTCCGAACGCAAAGAGCATTTGCGCCAACTGGCGTTATGGCTGCAGGAGGCCTTGCCGGATTTGACGGTGGAGGTATTGACGGCGGATTTAAAAAAAAGCCAGCGCCAGGAAATTATGGAGCGTGCCCAGGCGCGGCAGGTAGATATTCTTTTAGCTACGCAGCTGGCCCGGGAAGGTCTGGATTTGACTCATTTGGACCGCTTGTTTTTGGCGACGCCCAAGCGGGCGGCGGCTGCGGTGGAACAGGAAGTGGGGCGCATTATGCGCCCCTCGGCTGGGAAAAAAGACGCCATTGTTTTTGACTTTTGGGACAGTCGCAGCCGCCTGTTTCGCAGCCAGTTTTGGAAACGTCGCCAAGTGTACCGCAATATCGGCGTGCGCTAG
- a CDS encoding flavin reductase family protein produces MKPLDFHIPASQALEILQKGAFLTTQSQGKVNTMTIGWGSVSFLWRKPMFLVMVRPSRHTHGMIEAAKEFTVTLPLDDQLKEALALCGSKSGRDMDKLAAAGLTALPGQKISTPVIAGNCIHYECKVVYRQDMDQDALAAMLQHSCYASGDYHTLYYGEIVACYQTEA; encoded by the coding sequence ATGAAACCATTGGATTTTCACATTCCCGCTTCACAAGCATTGGAAATTTTACAAAAGGGGGCTTTCCTGACGACACAAAGCCAAGGGAAAGTCAACACGATGACAATTGGCTGGGGCAGCGTCTCCTTCCTCTGGCGCAAGCCCATGTTTCTCGTTATGGTTCGCCCTTCCCGCCATACTCATGGCATGATCGAAGCCGCCAAAGAATTTACCGTCACCCTGCCGCTGGATGACCAGCTAAAAGAAGCCTTGGCTTTGTGCGGCAGCAAATCTGGGCGGGATATGGATAAATTGGCTGCCGCCGGCCTAACTGCACTGCCAGGGCAGAAAATTTCCACGCCGGTTATTGCGGGCAACTGCATCCACTATGAATGCAAGGTTGTCTACCGCCAAGATATGGACCAAGACGCTCTGGCTGCTATGCTGCAGCATTCCTGCTACGCTAGCGGCGACTACCACACCTTGTACTACGGCGAAATCGTCGCCTGCTACCAGACGGAAGCGTAG
- a CDS encoding response regulator translates to MGQDPFILLVEDNPDDELLTQRAFRKNNILNRIEVVRDGAEALDFLLAKGSYAKRDPFHVPQLILLDLKLPKVDGLEVLRCIRETEATRLLPVVVLTSSKEEQDLASCYALGANSYIRKPVDFNQFILAVQQLGLYWLVLNEQPPLRRDGV, encoded by the coding sequence ATGGGACAGGATCCATTCATTTTATTGGTCGAGGATAATCCGGACGATGAACTGCTGACGCAACGGGCTTTTCGAAAGAATAATATTTTAAATCGCATCGAGGTAGTACGTGATGGTGCGGAAGCTTTGGATTTTTTATTAGCAAAAGGCAGTTATGCCAAGAGGGATCCGTTTCATGTGCCGCAGCTTATTTTGTTGGATTTAAAATTGCCCAAGGTGGATGGCTTGGAAGTGTTGCGCTGTATTCGGGAAACAGAGGCCACAAGGTTGCTGCCTGTGGTTGTACTGACTTCCTCCAAGGAGGAGCAGGACTTGGCCAGCTGCTATGCTTTGGGAGCTAACAGCTACATACGCAAGCCAGTCGATTTTAATCAGTTCATTTTAGCGGTGCAACAGTTAGGCTTATATTGGCTGGTTCTCAATGAACAGCCGCCGCTGAGGAGGGACGGGGTATGA